The Natrinema versiforme genome segment GGCGAACCGTCGGCTCACTCGAGCGTGAACCGGTTCACCGATCGTGAGAGATGGAGTCGACGCGTTCGTCGGCAAACCAGTGTGCGATCGCGCTCTCCGCGCGATGCAGGACATCGCTACAGGTCGACTTGGTCACACCGAGCGCCGACGCGATGTCCGTCAGCGTCGCCTCGCGGGGAACGTCGTAGTACCCCGCCTCGAGAGCGGTGCGGAAGACCTCGAGCTGCCGATCCGTCAACAGATTCTCTGCGTCGCTCGCGGCGACGGCGTGTACGTACTCGATGTGGTATTCAATACCACGCTCATCGAACGCGTCGCCGAGCATCGATAACCGGTCCGCACTCGTCGTCAGTTCCCAAGTCACCACGCCGTCTTCG includes the following:
- a CDS encoding helix-turn-helix domain-containing protein; the encoded protein is MPRAKLTVQLPESLWIHEISTAYPDTTFRVSSVLPGSDVAIGVIELAASNPVPILAAIDERSDIRDLELLWKHDETALLQVETSNPSLLVPMQQAGVPMETPFAVEDGVVTWELTTSADRLSMLGDAFDERGIEYHIEYVHAVAASDAENLLTDRQLEVFRTALEAGYYDVPREATLTDIASALGVTKSTCSDVLHRAESAIAHWFADERVDSISHDR